In Esox lucius isolate fEsoLuc1 chromosome 3, fEsoLuc1.pri, whole genome shotgun sequence, the sequence tgtgccacaactaaaacagtgttttgttttttttacatttaacatgCTTATCTCCAGTTTCGGAATATCCATTTGATATGTGTTCTAAAGCATCTAGCCCATTCTGGTCTTTTTTCGCGCTTCTAGCTCAACCCAGAAGTCTAATTGGAATCACTATGCGCGGGAAAGAAAACTCGCTTTCTGTCTTTATAGCTCGACTGAGCTCACAGATGGCTAATCAGCCACAAGTAGTTGCTAAAGTGCAATGAGGCAAGCAGCCATGTTTGATTACCAACACCCCCCCGCACACGGATGGTGTTGGCTAATCGCTAACGCTACCATGAAAACTCAAGTGGGAACGATACGTTTTATGTTCACTGTGTCATCCCGCACTGCTGTCTATCCACAACAATATGGTTTGCTGGAAACGGCACTTGTGGGAAAATTAGAATCTTCTTTATGCAGGCTTTCCTGCTTAGATCTATTGTCAATTGGATGAAAACCTAGCATGAGTGGATTATTAGTTTTTCCTTGTGCTGGTCTCTGTTCCTGATGTGTATGTACAGTCTATTGAATCTCAAGGCCATCTCTGAGATTAGTCCTGTATAAAACCAGGCCGACAGCGTTGATTCAGTTATATGGTGATCTTGTTTATGGAGCAGGTCTACTGTTGAAATACATAACCATTCCTCACTATGTACGCTATGTATGTCTATCCTTTATTATTctgtatatgtattttattaaggGTTTACATCCCGTGTTTCActgctgtgtgttttcattttaccCTGTGACTCACAGGTGGTCAGTGCCTATGATGATGTCCATCTCACACCGAGGCACCGGACTGGGACTGAGTGCAGGTAACCACTGTGGCGACTTCTTACGGCCTGTGAAATGGCCCACGTGACCACAGACCTCCAAGTACAGCATGTCATTGTCTCCTCCCTCAGGTGTCTCTGCGTTTGCGCTGTTGGCGTTGGTGTTGCCAGGAAGCTACCCTTACTACCTGGACCTGATCCACTCCCAGTCTTTTGGTCCTGCTCTAATTGGACTGGCTAAGTTTGGCATTGCCTTTCCATTGTCCTACCACACCTTCAATGGAATCCGCCATCTGGTAGGTACACACGTTCACTACTTTTTTAAACTAATCTGAGTGTCTGTCCTTAAAATAACCGTTGGTTTCTTCTCTCGCTTTTTCTCTTAGTGCTGGGATAGTGGAAAGGGATTTAAGATTCCTGAGGTGTATGGCTCCGGCTACACGGTCATCGTGCTGACCGTACTGACCACCATTGCTGCCGTTGCGTACAAGGGAGCAGCatgagaagagggggaggagagagagaggagagaatatGGACACAGTTGATGGTGGAGAAGCGATTGTTCTAGTTTATGTTCTTGTCTTTGTGGCACCAACACAAAAAAACGACTTGATGAATAAATGTCAAATCAAAACGGTTTTGTAGTTCATGGACGCATGGCCTCGCTCCGATTTGTTGCTGTGTTCACgtgtttgaattttttttttatgtaattgtaaCTTCATTGAAGGTGATTTGGCCATTACAAAATGAATATGCTCACACTCCTGTATTATTTCAAGAGGTTTTTAACTAGCTGTGGTTAAATACAGCGGATGTTTGCAATGGCTGATTTAACAAAAAATGTaggcatgtttatttatttttttccccccatagACAACTTTAAGGGTGAGAATGTGTCTTAAACCCAGTTGAGGAAAGTTACATTCCTTTAACAAAGTCAGTGAAACAATGTGTGAGAGCCAGATCAGTCTGGTTCCACCAGGCTGCAAAATGGGAATATGACCCCAATATCACCATGTCTGTTATCTAACTGAATATGATTTTGTTTGATTACAGTTTGGGGGTGGAATAATTATCCTTGTGTCTCAAACGACTCCTTTtaaagtgcactgcttttgacaaAAGAAAGGGTCCATTGGGTTCTGGTCAAATATAGTGCACAAGAATATAGGAACTGCGTTGCTATTTGGAACGCATCTCATGTTAATGTGTCCTACATCTGTCTTCTATTATGTCTCCAATGTATCTTGAAAATATCCACATTTAGATCATTCAGAGCTTCAAGTAACTGATAATAACACTGGCAAGTGTTATACAAACTTATTTTTGCAGGAAATGCATTTCTTTCCTTGGGGTGGGGTGTAACAACATTTCCAGTGGAACTTTCCTATATGGACAGCTGGTGGCCgttcaataaaatacatattttcattgGTCTGCATCAGTTGGCTGTGTGAAATGTGTTACTCTTAAAGCAACATAAGCAAACTATGCTATGTATTGTAGCATAAAATGATTGTGTGTAAGAAAaagtataataaaacattgcagTTAATGTATGTATTAACATCTCACAATCTCCCGATTTGAATACCTCTGGGATATTGGACCGGTTTTGTCTCTAGACACCACTGCTGCAATGATGTGGACAGAGCACCCTGACTACAGTGGGAAAGACTACACTGTGTCCGCACATCACCGTTTATTCTTTGTCTAATATGAAGACTGGCAGTGTTCTGACTTTCTGGTACGTGGTTAGATGCCCACAAGCTAAATATCCCCATGATGTGTTAGTTGTTGTTTGTCTAAAACAACAGGAGCATAATGCTCTGTGTTTACATCATGAGCCCCTGCAAGGCACTCTGTGTTTGAAACTAACTATGACTTCTGAACTAGCTCCTGCTGCCTGAGGCTTCACCTCCCACCGAGCCACACAGgcgctctcctctcctctctctccccccttatTTCTCTGCTCCCTTCGTATCTCGGAAAACTAATCGGTTTAGTTAGAAGTATGCATTGTGCATTTTCCGAACACTTAAAATTTGCTAAATTAACTGCATAATACCCTTTCcaatactgtatgtaaatacaAAGGTGGCCCCTGGAGACAGTTTCACTGgtaatttgaatgtttttcctCTAATCAATAAATCACTGATTTAGCCTTCGAAGGATAGTGGATGGGTACTGCAAACTTTAAGCCTGCCAAATTGTAAAAGCTGATATTTGTGAAGCCTTGTGAAATTTATTTGGCCTAAACTGGTGTTTTTGATTTGGCTACAGAGTGCATGGGCTAGAGAAAAAAGATGACGTAAGGAAGAGTAATATATTCTATTTACcaagagagatggggagaaatATCCATGATGACAGCATTTTATAAGATGCTTTCATTGGATTTTGGACCTTTAAATGAATTGTAACCAATACaccaaatattatttaaatgctaATTATATATTAGTCtatattgttttcattagaGGTTGCTCTACATTATTGATGGATGAAATCAGACATTCGCCTATCCTCTGATTAAATCATTGAGATGGTTAGAGTAATTTACTGGGAGATTAGTCATTGAAGGAATCTGCTATTTTAATCTAGTCAATTAGGAGGGATTTTTAGCTTCATTGGCAAATTATTTCTTGTGGCCTGACTGATCATTTGCTTATCCATGACCAACCAGAACAAAGGAAGGTATCAGCCAATGAATTATATTGAAATTGAGAACGCTACCGTTGCTCATACTATCATTATAATGGCAAGCATACACAGACAAGACCTCTTTCTATCTTTATGGATGAATTCCATAGTGAATGACATCGCCATCTTGGTGCTGCATAGGGATACGGGTAGCGCGACCCCTACCGGTATGTCCGCGAACAGCAGCTAACCGGTCCTGATGCTGCGTGATGTTGCTGAGGATGCTCGATAACGTTTGAAAGGAGGGGGATATAAACCCGATTTTCATCGAATTGTGAGACTCAGTCTCTGTGGCGCAATGGAATAGCGCGCTGGACTTCTAATCCAGAGGCTCCGGGTTCGAGTCCCGGCAGAGATGGGTGGAGCCGGGTGGCTTTTTAGGAAACATCATCCTACTAAATAGAAAAATGTACATACTGAAATATTTTATGCATTAGAAGTAAATGTCCTTACTAACATGTCATAATATGGATATGGATGAAATAGCTTAGATAGCCCGATGCAAATTATCTGGAGGCATAGCTCATGTTTCGATAATTTCCAGAACAGTTGTGCATAGGTTTCTCTAACGCATGATCGATTCTCTTCGCAGCACCGCGATTTTCTTTAACAATATAGTAAAGGATTTTATGCACCGCTTGTTTCTGAGTGACTCCCATATCAAACATTTTCCCTTGGAATATTTCAGTTCTCGACAGCTTGTAAACTTAAACACTCAACTGCCTTTTCATTCATTCCACCCTTATCCTTTCATGTGATCTGAATTCAttcacacatccatccatacGTCATTCACGAGGAATACGTTAAATCTGCTCTCTGACTACCAGTATTGTgggaaattataataattttaatgATAGACAATAATGTCTCACGTTTTTGCATGACGTTTACAGGCCTGCCAATATCATATTTAATTGGATATTTATTAATAAGAGCAACACGTTAATTAGAATCATTACAAACAAAAGGACATGCTAATGTGAAAACCTTTTGTAATTAGCCTCGACAACTTAAATTGTATTCTATGAATAGGCTACAGGATCATCACTAAATTGTCCAAATGACGTGTTGGTGATGAAACTGAAGTTCAGGAAAGCGCGCGCAAAGACAACCTGAGGCACTGTGCTTTGGTTTTCAGCACCTGGAACTGGCCATCGCTCTCTGGCCACATCCGGGACTTTTGTAGATAATCTATCATTTTGTTCCTAAGTTAACACGAAGTAAAAATCCTCAATTTAATTTACGGGATACAAAACATCTTGGAATAAATAGAAACGTGTCGCa encodes:
- the sdhc gene encoding succinate dehydrogenase cytochrome b560 subunit, mitochondrial — encoded protein: MALFLRSLTRQGTCLSRSQFGVLYRHAVPMGTTAKEEMNKFWAKNNKLNRPMSPHVTVYKWSVPMMMSISHRGTGLGLSAGVSAFALLALVLPGSYPYYLDLIHSQSFGPALIGLAKFGIAFPLSYHTFNGIRHLCWDSGKGFKIPEVYGSGYTVIVLTVLTTIAAVAYKGAA
- the sdhc gene encoding succinate dehydrogenase cytochrome b560 subunit, mitochondrial isoform X1 — protein: MSLTRQGTCLSRSQFGVLYRHAVPMGTTAKEEMNKFWAKNNKLNRPMSPHVTVYKWSVPMMMSISHRGTGLGLSAGVSAFALLALVLPGSYPYYLDLIHSQSFGPALIGLAKFGIAFPLSYHTFNGIRHLCWDSGKGFKIPEVYGSGYTVIVLTVLTTIAAVAYKGAA